A stretch of the Engraulis encrasicolus isolate BLACKSEA-1 chromosome 19, IST_EnEncr_1.0, whole genome shotgun sequence genome encodes the following:
- the LOC134435210 gene encoding adhesion G-protein coupled receptor G6-like, whose amino-acid sequence PSMSPPTKGNWTEDGCTTLETGSTITCQCSHLTFFAILMSLPGNGTISESDLSSLTYISYIGCGLSLFFLGVALFMHFLLRKGKSSQSVQVLMNVFLALFLLNLTFLTNEFVANTGSYVGCVIIAMLMHYSMLATFTWFAMQALHLYLHLVMMLDIKTFKHYMLKMCLPAWICPALAVIVIACLGKYEEISISTDTGYQAKMCWTKDILVHYAVNIGYFALVFLFSMGIFVVMVQRICAARKMQSKDVKQPPISKNLSIIMSLLFLLGITWGVAFFSYGPMLIPSYYIFCILNSFQGLFLFIYYYNNSRDLPENLTSTKSSVSSNTSVSNIYSNSHG is encoded by the exons ccgtccatGTCTCCTCCAACCAAAGGGAACTGGACGGAGGATGGCTGCACCACGCTGGAGACTGGCAGCACCATAACATGCCAGTGCTCCCATCTCACCTTCTTCGCCATCCTCATG agTCTTCCGGGTAATGGCACCATCTCAGAGTCTGACCTGAGCTCCCTGACGTACATCAGCTACATCGGCTGTGGCCTTTCCCTCTTCTTCCTGGGGGTGGCGCTCTTCATGCACTTCCTATTACG CAAGGGCAAGTCCAGCCAGTCCGTCCAGGTGTTGATGAACGTGTTTTTggctctcttcctcctcaacctCACCTTCCTGACCAACGAGTTTGTGGCCAACACGGGCAGCTACGTGGGGTGTGTCATCATAGCGATGCTCATGCACTACTCCATGCTGGCAACGTTCACCTGGTTCGCCATGCAAGCGCTCCACCTCTACCTGCACCTGGTCATGATGCTCGACATCAAGACCTTCAAACACTACATGCTCAAGATGTGTCTCCCCGCCTGGA TTTGCCCTGCACTGGCAGTCATTGTCATTGCATGTCTTGGTAAATATGAGGAAATATCCATCAGTACAGACACTGGATACCAAGCAAAAAT GTGCTGGACCAAAGACATATTGGTGCACTACGCGGTGAACATCGGCTACTTTgccctcgtcttcctcttctccaTGGGTATCTTCGTCGTCATGGTGCAGAGGATTTGCGCGGCCCGCAAGATGCAGAGCAAGGACGTCAAGCAGCCGCCGATCTCCAAGAACCTGTCGATCATCATGAGCCTGCTGTTCCTGCTGGGCATCACCTGGGGAGTGGCTTTCTTCAGCTACGGGCCCATGCTCATACCCTCCTACTACATCTTCTGCATCCTCAACTCCTTCCAAG GTCTGTTCCTGTTCATCTACTACTACAATAACAGCAGAGATCTCCCTGAAAACCTCACCTCAACCAAGAGCAGCGTCTCCTCCAACACCAGTGTCAGCAATATCTACAGCAACTCACACGGCTAA